One Natronomonas gomsonensis genomic window, CTCGACGGTCGGCGGGTCGGCCCGGAGGAGTTGGACGGCGCCCGCGCCGAGGCCGACCAAGGCGGGGACGACGACGGCGTTCAGCGACCGAGCGCCCGCGCCGGCGCCCAACAGAAACGCCAACAGCGCCACCGTGAAGACGGTCAGTCCCCGCCGCGTCGGCCGCAGGTTTCGGACGTTCGTGAGCATCGCCAGTTCTCACTCCTCGACGGCGACGGATTCCAGCGCCCCCTCGACGACGGCCTCGCTGTCCTCGTCGCCGGGTGAGGTCCGCATCCGGTGGGGGAAGACGACCGGGGCGGCGGCCTGTACGTCGTCGGGAATCACGTAGTCGCGGGAGTCGAGTACGGCACGGCCCTGTGCGGCCCGCACCAAGGCGATAGAGCCGCGGGGGCTGACGCCCAACTCCGCGTGCTCGCGGGTGTAGTTCGCCAATCGAGTGACGTACTGCCGGAGCGGGTCCCGAACCTCGACGTTTCCGGTCACTTCGCGGGCCTCCCGGAGCGCTTCGTCGGTCGCGACCGACGAGATGTCGTCGATGGCGTGGCCGCCGACGGCGCGGTCGATGACCTCCGACTCGTCGTCGGGGTCGGGGTAGCCGAGATGCAACTTCAACATGAAACGGTCCAACTCCGCGGCCGGCAGTTCGTAGGTGCGCTCGCGCTCGATGGAGTTCTGCGTCGCGATGACGACGAAGGGGTCCGGCACCGGGTGGCTCTCGCCGTCGACGGTCACCTGCCCTTCCTCCATCGCCTCCAGCAGGGCGGCCTGTGTCTTCGGCGGCGCACGGTTGATTTCGTCGCCCAAGACGACGTTGGCGAAGACGGGGCCGGGGCGGAATTCGAAGGTGCTCGTCTGTTGGTTGTAGACGTTCGCGCCGGTGATGTCGGCCGGAAGGAGGTCCGGCGTGAACTGGACGCGCTTGAACGAGCAGTCGAAAGATTCGGCGACCGACCGCGCGAGCATCGTCTTGCCGACGCCGGGAACGTCCTCTAGGAGGACGTGGCCGCCGCCCAACAACGCGGTGACCAGATGCTCGATTGCGTCGTCGTTGCCGACGATGACCCGCTGGACGTTGTCGATAACGTCCCGTGCGGTCTCGCCGGCACGCTGTACGTCGACCGTCCGCTCGGCCGGCGGCGCGGCCGATGACTCGGTCGTGTCAGTCATGGAGGGCGTACCGGGTACCCGGAGAAACGCGGCATACGTCTTGTGGTCGCGGTACGGCTGTCATTACCTGTCGATGGGGCCGAAGCGATGTAAGCACTATGGGGGTTGGAGTATGGACCACACAGTGGGTTCTTCGAGTGCGTGAGTCGGATACTAAAACGCCGTCGCTCGTCGTCGGAAAATACGGAAAAGTCAGTTCAGTCGCTCGAAGCGAGTGTGGAAAGCGGGAGCCTTACAGGCGCGTGACGTTCGTCGCGCGCGGGCCCTTCTCGGCTTCCTCGATATCGAACTCGATTTCCTGACCCTCTTCGAGGTCGGGGCCGCCAACGTCCTCCATGTGGAAGAAAACGTCCTCGTCCGCGTCGTCAGTCTCGATAAATCCGTAGCCGCCAGTGTCGTTGAAGAAGTCAACCTTACCGTTTGCCATTGCGAATAGAGAAAGATGGTGGGCACGTATAAGCCTCTCGTATTCGTTTTCTTCGTGACAACTCAGACACGCGAGAATTTTCCCCGCCGTTTCCGGTCGAGAGCGCCACCGAAACGCGTCGCTGTCCGGTGAAAAATACTCGGTATTGTGGTAGTTCTGTCGCTCGTTGCGACGTATCGCTCGGATTTACAGTCGGGTCAGGTTCGTCGCGCGGGGGCCCTTCTCGGCCTCCTCGATGTCGAACTCGACCTCCTGCCCCTCTTCGAGGTCGTCGCCGCCGACGTCTTCCATGTGGAAGAACACGTCCTCGTCTGCGTCGTCAGTTTCGATGAATCCGTAGCCGCCAGTGTCGTTGAAGAAGTCAACCGTGCCAGTCGCCATTACGAATGAACTGAACGGATAATCGGTCATAAGGGTTCCGACCGAGCGTCCCCCTCGTGAGCGTTCACCACGTTTTGCAGTCGAAACAGACGAGTTCGCCGTCCCCGTCGTCGCTTCCGTCCCGCCAGCGGCGCTCGACGACGGCGTCACAGCTCGTACACGTCGCGCCCGTCGGGGTCCAGTCGTACGTCGAAACGGCGGGGCTGACGCCATCGACGGGGTCGTCCGCCTCGGCGTCCGGGTCGCCGTCGGCATCGCTGTCGCCGTCGGCCTCACTGTCGTCGCCCCCGAGGAAATCCTCCAGCGAGCTATCGCGCATACCCGCAGTGGGGACGCGGCGGGCTTATAATCGGCGGCGGACGGACACACACAAGTAGGAGGCGTCGAACGGTAGTGTATGGTTGACATCCAGACCGGTGTATCGGACAACACGGTCGGTCTCATCGAACGGTTTGCAGAGGTCGCCGCGACGGACCCCCTCGTCGCCGCGATGATGCTGTCGGGCGCCGTCTTCGTTACACTCGCCGCCGGCGTCTTCGGCGTGTTGACGCTCGGTGGGGTTCTCGCCTCCGTCAAGCGTCTGCTTCCGACCGGGCAAGGACCGCCCCAGAAAGCTCGATAGCGTCTTCGAGGTCGGGGCCGAGCGGCGCGCCCGCGACGAAACTGTCGGCGTACTCCAACACGCCTGCGATTTTCTCTTCGACGGCTTCCGGTCGCCCAGCGATGCAGAAGGCGTCTATCATCTCCTCGCTCACCGTCTCGAACGCCTCGGTGAACTCCCCCGCTGAGATGTGGGTTCCGATGCGGTCGGCACGGTCGCCGTCGAGGCCGTGGCGGTCCAACACCGGCGGTGCCGCCCCGGCAGCGATGAACGCCACCGGCGGCCGTGCGGCCTCGCGTGCAGCCTCGGCGTCTTCGGACACCGACACTGCGGCGTAGGCGGCAAAATCGAACCCGCCGCGCTCTTCCGGCCGCTCGTCGAGCCCCTGCTCGACTTGCTCGGCCGCCCACGCGAAGTCCCGGGGGTGTGAGCCGTTCAACAGGACGCCGTCGGCGTGTTTTGCGGCCATCCGTATCATGTGGGGTCCCTGTGCGCCGACGTAGGTCGGAATCTCGCCGACGGCATCGGCGTAGTTGAGGCCGGCGTCCTTCGCGAGGAACGTGCCGTCGTGGTCGACGCGCTCGCCCGCGTAGAGGTCGCTTGCGACTTTGAACGTCTCTAGGACGCGTCGGAGCGGCCGGTCACGGTCGTAGCCGAGGTTCGACAGCGTCGATTTGTCTCCCGCGCCGACGCCGAAGACGGCCCGGCCGCCGGAGGCTTCATCGAGCGTCGCCACGCGGGAGGCCAGCGTCACCGGATGTGTCTCGTAGGGGTTGGCGACGCCGGGGCCGATTCGGACCGAGTCGGTACGACGGGCGATTCTGTCCAGCGCGACGAAGGGGTCGCGGTTGTTGTAGTGACACGTCGTGAAGACGGTGCCGAAGCCGTTGGCTTCGGCCGCTTCGCCGAGGTCGGCGATGCGACTGACTGGGTGTTCGGGGGTGAGTTCGATTCCTATCATGGTTCGGAGTCGGTCGCGGGGGACTGTTCGACGGCGAACATCGCGTTATCGCTCGAACTTCCACTCGCGAAGGGCGTCTCGGACGAGGTCGTCCTCGTCGGTTCGAAACAACTCGTCGCTGCCGGCGTGGTCGCCGAACTCCCAGCCGCGAACGACGACTGCGGGAGTGCCGCCGCCGCCCTCGCCGGCGACGAGGTTCGCGGCGGCGGCGAGTTCGTCGACGACGGCCTGGACGGTCACGTCGAGTTCCCGGCCGTCGCGGTCGGATTCGCCGCGCCAGTCGCGGGCGGCGGGGAGTCCGGCCCACCCGATGGCGACGCCGCGTTGGCCGTAGCGGAACGGCCGCCCCGAGGTGTCGGTGACGACGACGGGGACGCCGAGCGCCTCGGAGAGTCGTTCGGCCGATGCGGTGGGGTCTTCGGGCAACAGTAGCAACTCCGCGCCGGGGACGTTCGAGCGGTCGATGCCGGCGTTGACCGTCACGTGGCCGAAGCGAGTGACGGCGAGGAGAAACGGCGCCTCGATGACGAGCTCCTCGCTTTCCGCCAAGACGGCCTGTGCGAAGCGGGGGTCTTTCGTCTCGCCGGTGACGGATTCGAGGCGCTCGGCGATGGCCTCCGCACGTGCGCTCGCGGGAAACTCCGCGAGGTCGGCCTTCCGGCCTTCGGCCTTCGAGACGACCGTGCTGGCGAGACACAGTACGTCACCATCCTCGAAGTCGACGCGCTCGTCGATGAGCGTGGCGAGGTCGTCGCCTGCGCGTATTTCCGGCAGTCCCTCGACGGCGAAGGCCTCCATACCTCGGGATTGGCCCGTCCGGACAAAAAGGGGCGAGATACCGGAGATGTCCGCCACCCCGTCGCAGTCGTCTCATTCCCGTCGGAGTTCGACCGTACAGTCGCCGCCGTCTACCTCGGCAACCATCAGCGTCGCCTCCTGTGCCGGAAAGGCGCCGGTCGCGCTCCCGGGATTGAGCAGTCGATAGCCGTCGACTTCCTCGTCGAAAACACGGTGTGTGTGACCCGACACCCCGACGGTCGGGACGGTCTCTGTGACGTTGTTCTCGACGACATCGAGTACGCGCTCGCGATAGCCGTCGTCGGGGCCGTTCCGTGAGTGACGACGAACCGGACGCAGCCCAACTCGACGGTTGCGACCTCGGGCAATCCCAACGCGCGGTCCATGTTCCCCGCGACGGCGGTCAACTCGCCGGCGAGGTCGGCTATCTCCTCGTAGGCTGGCCGGGAGTCGAAGTCGCCGGCGTGGATAACGTGGTCGGCGTCTTCCAACGCCGCTTTCACCCATTCGGGGAGCGCGGCGGCGCGGGACTTGACGTGCGTATCGCTCATCAGGACGACGCGCATATCGTGGCTACTCCGACCGGACGTATAAGCGCTCGGCGACCGATTGGTCAGTATGGACGAACGGTCCGTCATCACCTGTTTTCTGCGCCACGGCACCGAAATCCTTCTCGTCCGCCGGAGCGATGCGGTCGGAACTTACGCCGGCCGTTGGGGCGGCGTCTCCGGGTACGCCGAGGGGACGCCCGACGAGGCCGCACGGTGGGAAATCGACGAGGAGGTCGGACTGCTCGAATCCGCGACGCTCGTCCGGAGCGCCGACCCCATCGCCGTCGCGGACGACGACCACGAGGTCCAGTGGTTCGTCCACCCGTATCTCTTCGATTGCGACTCGACCGACGTGACGCCAAACGATGAACTGGCCAACTACGAGTGGGTCCAACCGCCCGCCATCCTCGACCGCGAGACGGTGCCGAAGTTGTGGGAGACGTACGCGGCCGTTGCACCGACGGTCGACTCCGTCTCGGCGGACACGGACCACGGTGCCGCGTACATTTCGGTTCGCGCACTCGAAGGCCTCCGGGACCGCGCCGCCGTCGCCGCCCAGAACGGCGACGACTACGAATCGGTCGCCGATACGGCCCGGCGGCTTCGTGACTGTCGTCCGAGCATGGGCGTGGTGTCGAACCGCATCAATCGCGTGATGGCGTCCGCCGACCGCTCGGTCGCCTCCGTCCGCGACCGTGGTCTCGAAGCGTGTCAGCAGGCCGTCGCCGCCGACGCCGCGGCGGCCGCCGAGGCCGCCGAACGCATCGGCGACCGAGTGCTCACGCTGTCTCGGTCCGGGACCGCTCTCGATGCGCTACTAACAGCGGCCCCCGATGCGGTCTTCGTCGCCGAATCCCGCCCGGCTCGGGAGGGCGTCGGCGTCGCCGAACGTTTGGCGGACGGCGGCATCGACACGACGCTGTGTGTCGACGCCGCGATGGGTAACGTTGTGTCAAAGG contains:
- a CDS encoding cold-shock protein → MATGTVDFFNDTGGYGFIETDDADEDVFFHMEDVGGDDLEEGQEVEFDIEEAEKGPRATNLTRL
- a CDS encoding NUDIX domain-containing protein encodes the protein MDERSVITCFLRHGTEILLVRRSDAVGTYAGRWGGVSGYAEGTPDEAARWEIDEEVGLLESATLVRSADPIAVADDDHEVQWFVHPYLFDCDSTDVTPNDELANYEWVQPPAILDRETVPKLWETYAAVAPTVDSVSADTDHGAAYISVRALEGLRDRAAVAAQNGDDYESVADTARRLRDCRPSMGVVSNRINRVMASADRSVASVRDRGLEACQQAVAADAAAAAEAAERIGDRVLTLSRSGTALDALLTAAPDAVFVAESRPAREGVGVAERLADGGIDTTLCVDAAMGNVVSKDIDTVLVGADSVLADGAVVNKVGTRLAALAATRANIDCYAVCARDKIVPETEVDAALGSPDAVYDGEAAVSVYNPTFEATPGGLFTAVVTEDGIYDTSDIERVAEHADLAAWDDR
- a CDS encoding AAA family ATPase: MTDTTESSAAPPAERTVDVQRAGETARDVIDNVQRVIVGNDDAIEHLVTALLGGGHVLLEDVPGVGKTMLARSVAESFDCSFKRVQFTPDLLPADITGANVYNQQTSTFEFRPGPVFANVVLGDEINRAPPKTQAALLEAMEEGQVTVDGESHPVPDPFVVIATQNSIERERTYELPAAELDRFMLKLHLGYPDPDDESEVIDRAVGGHAIDDISSVATDEALREAREVTGNVEVRDPLRQYVTRLANYTREHAELGVSPRGSIALVRAAQGRAVLDSRDYVIPDDVQAAAPVVFPHRMRTSPGDEDSEAVVEGALESVAVEE
- a CDS encoding coenzyme F420-0:L-glutamate ligase, with protein sequence MEAFAVEGLPEIRAGDDLATLIDERVDFEDGDVLCLASTVVSKAEGRKADLAEFPASARAEAIAERLESVTGETKDPRFAQAVLAESEELVIEAPFLLAVTRFGHVTVNAGIDRSNVPGAELLLLPEDPTASAERLSEALGVPVVVTDTSGRPFRYGQRGVAIGWAGLPAARDWRGESDRDGRELDVTVQAVVDELAAAANLVAGEGGGGTPAVVVRGWEFGDHAGSDELFRTDEDDLVRDALREWKFER
- a CDS encoding cold-shock protein, whose protein sequence is MANGKVDFFNDTGGYGFIETDDADEDVFFHMEDVGGPDLEEGQEIEFDIEEAEKGPRATNVTRL
- a CDS encoding 5,10-methylenetetrahydromethanopterin reductase, whose amino-acid sequence is MIGIELTPEHPVSRIADLGEAAEANGFGTVFTTCHYNNRDPFVALDRIARRTDSVRIGPGVANPYETHPVTLASRVATLDEASGGRAVFGVGAGDKSTLSNLGYDRDRPLRRVLETFKVASDLYAGERVDHDGTFLAKDAGLNYADAVGEIPTYVGAQGPHMIRMAAKHADGVLLNGSHPRDFAWAAEQVEQGLDERPEERGGFDFAAYAAVSVSEDAEAAREAARPPVAFIAAGAAPPVLDRHGLDGDRADRIGTHISAGEFTEAFETVSEEMIDAFCIAGRPEAVEEKIAGVLEYADSFVAGAPLGPDLEDAIELSGAVLARSEADA
- a CDS encoding DUF7573 domain-containing protein; translated protein: MRDSSLEDFLGGDDSEADGDSDADGDPDAEADDPVDGVSPAVSTYDWTPTGATCTSCDAVVERRWRDGSDDGDGELVCFDCKTW